From Amycolatopsis sp. YIM 10, the proteins below share one genomic window:
- a CDS encoding cold-shock protein, whose amino-acid sequence MAVGTVKWFNSEKGYGFIECSDGPDVFVHYSAIQADGFRTLDEGDQVEFEVQSGRDGRSQAADVRKVS is encoded by the coding sequence GTGGCGGTCGGCACGGTCAAGTGGTTCAACTCGGAAAAGGGCTACGGCTTCATCGAGTGCTCGGACGGTCCCGATGTGTTCGTGCACTACTCGGCCATCCAGGCTGATGGATTCCGCACCCTCGACGAGGGGGACCAGGTCGAATTCGAGGTCCAGTCGGGCCGGGACGGCCGCAGCCAGGCGGCCGACGTCCGCAAGGTCTCCTGA
- a CDS encoding PspC domain-containing protein: MTNNVYQPETKKLRRSSTDKMLAGVCGGWARMLGVDAAILRILLVAATIFGVGTPVLVYAACWILMPEDTTDTAS; the protein is encoded by the coding sequence ATGACGAACAACGTGTACCAGCCCGAGACCAAGAAGCTCCGCCGCAGCTCGACCGACAAGATGCTGGCCGGGGTGTGCGGCGGCTGGGCGCGCATGCTCGGCGTGGACGCCGCGATCCTGCGCATCCTGCTCGTCGCCGCCACCATCTTCGGCGTCGGCACCCCGGTGCTCGTCTACGCCGCCTGCTGGATCCTGATGCCCGAAGACACCACGGACACCGCGAGCTGA
- a CDS encoding AIM24 family protein has protein sequence MRVHTRHTPAFGVARVVLGPGEAVQAAAEALLASSFGVAPSAPVRKGGPVVFTAPAEGGWVDLAPKRAGDVYPLEFDGTQGWCVAKDAVLGRPAGVRRDQHWPALQSLFGGDGGFLEHYGGVGPLILSCTGPVEVFSLDPGEIVTVMPGFLVAYPDSVQVRLRAVDPAGPQSVRTGEGLALDFAGPGRVLVQARSTL, from the coding sequence ATGCGGGTGCACACGCGGCACACGCCCGCCTTCGGTGTCGCCAGGGTCGTGCTCGGCCCTGGCGAGGCCGTGCAGGCGGCCGCGGAAGCGTTGCTGGCCAGCAGTTTCGGGGTGGCGCCCAGCGCACCGGTCCGCAAGGGCGGCCCGGTGGTGTTCACCGCGCCCGCCGAGGGCGGCTGGGTCGACCTGGCCCCGAAGCGCGCCGGTGACGTCTACCCGCTGGAGTTCGACGGCACCCAGGGCTGGTGCGTGGCGAAGGACGCGGTGCTCGGCCGTCCCGCCGGGGTCCGCCGCGACCAGCACTGGCCCGCGCTGCAGTCGCTGTTCGGCGGCGACGGCGGGTTCCTGGAGCACTACGGCGGGGTCGGGCCGCTGATCCTGAGCTGCACCGGGCCGGTCGAGGTGTTCAGCCTCGACCCCGGCGAGATCGTCACGGTGATGCCGGGATTCCTGGTCGCCTATCCGGACAGCGTGCAGGTGCGCCTGCGCGCGGTGGATCCGGCCGGGCCGCAGTCGGTGCGCACCGGCGAGGGGCTGGCGCTCGATTTCGCCGGGCCGGGACGGGTGCTCGTGCAGGCTCGCAGCACCCTCTAG
- a CDS encoding serine/threonine-protein kinase codes for MTGDVSGDLTGRRLGNYRIDGVLGKGGMSVMYRATDVRLGRKVALKVIGEHLGADAEFRERFVDEARSTSAIDHANVVPLYDFGELDGMLYIAMRLVDGKDLAGLINGAPMAPERALGLLEQVADALDTLHDRGLVHLDVKPANVLVTSRESAREHVYVADFGLTRRGATGHRTRGGDFLGSPTYAAPEHLRGEPLDGRTDQYALACVLYACLTGSPPFKGDVPAVIKGHLQGEPPSVSRVVSLPTAVDAVIRKGMAKSAGDRYGSCVELIAAARRAMETAQPAAAGPPSQPVPAGPPSQPQPVAVSSPAQQSAPQRPQGEGARMHPYGQGGPQQPQQQPPPGYGPPPQGMPPQQQGMPPQGMPPQGYGAPPPGYGQPNMPPQGMPPQGMPPQGMPPQGPPPGYGPPPGDPMRLRPPSPAGGSPWEEKKSGGKAWLIWLIVGLVVVAGGIVLVLVLTRGDDSAGTNTPTDRGTNQPAPSIPVGEGPATGQPGETGGNKPPPTSIPIKPGG; via the coding sequence GTGACAGGCGATGTGTCGGGGGACCTCACCGGTCGCCGGCTGGGCAACTACCGCATCGACGGGGTGCTCGGCAAGGGCGGCATGAGTGTGATGTACCGGGCCACCGACGTGCGACTGGGTCGCAAGGTGGCGTTGAAGGTGATCGGCGAGCACCTGGGCGCCGACGCCGAGTTCCGCGAGCGGTTCGTCGACGAGGCACGCAGTACCTCGGCGATCGACCACGCCAACGTCGTGCCGTTGTACGACTTCGGCGAACTCGACGGAATGCTGTACATCGCCATGCGCCTGGTCGACGGCAAGGACCTGGCCGGGCTGATCAACGGCGCGCCGATGGCCCCCGAACGCGCGCTCGGCCTGCTCGAACAGGTCGCCGACGCACTGGACACGCTGCACGACCGCGGCTTGGTCCACCTCGACGTCAAACCGGCGAACGTGCTGGTCACCAGCCGCGAGTCGGCCCGTGAGCACGTCTACGTCGCCGACTTCGGGCTGACCCGCCGCGGGGCCACCGGGCACCGCACGCGTGGTGGTGACTTCCTCGGCTCGCCGACCTACGCCGCGCCCGAGCACCTTCGCGGGGAGCCGCTGGACGGGCGCACCGACCAGTACGCGCTGGCCTGCGTGCTCTACGCCTGCCTGACCGGCAGCCCGCCGTTCAAGGGCGACGTGCCCGCGGTGATCAAGGGGCACTTGCAGGGGGAGCCGCCGTCGGTGTCCAGGGTGGTCTCGCTGCCGACCGCGGTCGACGCGGTGATCCGCAAGGGCATGGCGAAGAGCGCGGGTGACCGGTACGGCAGCTGCGTGGAGCTGATCGCCGCGGCCCGCCGTGCGATGGAAACCGCGCAACCGGCCGCCGCCGGTCCGCCGTCGCAGCCGGTGCCCGCCGGACCGCCGTCACAACCGCAACCGGTTGCCGTCAGCTCGCCGGCGCAGCAGAGTGCACCTCAACGACCACAGGGCGAGGGGGCCCGGATGCACCCGTACGGACAAGGCGGTCCTCAGCAACCGCAGCAGCAACCGCCGCCCGGCTACGGGCCGCCGCCCCAGGGCATGCCACCGCAGCAGCAGGGCATGCCGCCGCAGGGAATGCCTCCCCAGGGCTATGGCGCTCCGCCGCCCGGGTACGGCCAGCCGAACATGCCGCCCCAGGGCATGCCACCCCAGGGCATGCCCCCGCAGGGCATGCCGCCGCAGGGACCACCGCCCGGATACGGCCCGCCGCCCGGCGACCCGATGCGGCTGCGCCCGCCGTCCCCCGCGGGTGGTTCCCCGTGGGAGGAGAAGAAGAGCGGTGGCAAGGCCTGGCTGATCTGGCTGATCGTCGGCCTTGTCGTGGTGGCCGGTGGCATCGTGCTGGTGCTCGTGCTCACCCGCGGCGACGACAGCGCCGGGACCAACACCCCGACCGATCGCGGGACCAACCAGCCCGCGCCGTCCATCCCGGTCGGTGAGGGCCCGGCGACCGGGCAGCCGGGTGAGACCGGCGGCAACAAGCCACCGCCCACTTCCATCCCGATCAAGCCTGGCGGCTGA
- a CDS encoding zinc-binding dehydrogenase, protein MRAVVLTGPSRLEAVELDPPECGPHEVLLSMSALGLGDQDVAAFRGRRPVGPAPWLLGRQGVGEIAAIGERVKRPYRLGQQVVVEPDYCCRGCRACAAWFSSACPERVSIGLDRPGLLAEFVAVPAHFTWPAPRAVPLEDLVCAEPLAESVAAARRAAVQPRQRALLLGADTRGLFLCLVLRARGLEVIVREPVTERLDLACSLGALPWSDGDDEFDVVFDNSGKRAALADGLDGLLPGGTVVLLTGAAAPLDNADLLRRQLIVRGSRGYDHPTDFPATVDALASGEFAPGKLARRRYSLQQANRAFEEAAINVAKPWLSYDW, encoded by the coding sequence ATGAGGGCCGTCGTGCTGACCGGTCCCAGCCGGCTCGAAGCGGTCGAGCTGGACCCGCCGGAGTGCGGGCCGCACGAGGTGCTGCTGAGCATGAGCGCGCTCGGCCTCGGTGACCAGGACGTGGCCGCCTTCCGCGGCCGCCGTCCGGTCGGCCCGGCACCGTGGTTGCTGGGCAGGCAGGGCGTCGGCGAGATCGCCGCGATCGGTGAGCGGGTGAAGCGGCCGTACCGGCTGGGGCAGCAGGTCGTGGTCGAGCCCGACTACTGCTGCCGCGGCTGCCGCGCGTGCGCCGCCTGGTTCTCCTCAGCCTGCCCCGAACGGGTGTCGATCGGGCTGGACCGGCCCGGCCTGCTCGCCGAGTTCGTCGCGGTCCCGGCGCACTTCACCTGGCCGGCGCCGCGCGCGGTGCCGCTGGAGGACCTGGTCTGCGCCGAACCGCTGGCCGAGTCGGTGGCCGCGGCGCGGCGCGCGGCCGTGCAGCCGAGGCAGCGCGCGCTGCTGCTCGGCGCGGACACCCGCGGCCTGTTCCTGTGCCTGGTGCTGCGGGCGCGCGGGCTGGAGGTGATCGTGCGCGAGCCGGTCACCGAGCGGCTGGACTTGGCGTGCTCGCTGGGCGCGCTGCCGTGGTCCGACGGCGACGACGAGTTCGACGTGGTGTTCGACAACTCGGGCAAGCGGGCCGCGCTGGCCGACGGCCTCGACGGCCTGCTGCCCGGCGGCACGGTCGTGCTGCTGACCGGTGCCGCCGCCCCACTGGACAACGCCGACCTGCTCCGGCGGCAGCTGATCGTGCGCGGCTCACGCGGTTACGACCACCCCACCGACTTCCCGGCCACGGTGGACGCGCTGGCCAGCGGCGAGTTCGCGCCGGGAAAGCTGGCGCGACGGCGGTACTCGCTGCAGCAGGCGAACCGCGCCTTCGAAGAGGCCGCGATCAACGTGGCCAAGCCGTGGTTGTCCTACGACTGGTGA
- a CDS encoding transporter substrate-binding domain-containing protein produces the protein MTVRKTALWLVALALLGMGTASAAAPVSHSRSELDRILARGEVKVCSTGDYRPFTYRDPATGQWSGIDVDMAGDFAKRLGVRLTIVPTTWKTLVDDLGRTCDLSMGGISITLDRAKRAFYTEAYVKDGKTPITRCENAERFQTLEQIDQPGVRAIVNPGGTNEQFADANLKQATIVRHPDNNTIFTEIIEGRADLMITDAVETRWQAKQHPELCSVHPDEPFTFAEKAYLLPRGDVVLQEWVDQWLNLARNDGTYDRFAEAWIG, from the coding sequence ATGACGGTTCGGAAAACGGCGCTCTGGCTGGTCGCACTCGCTCTGCTCGGCATGGGAACGGCGAGCGCGGCGGCCCCGGTGAGCCACTCCCGCAGCGAACTCGACCGCATTCTCGCCCGCGGTGAGGTGAAGGTCTGCTCCACCGGCGACTACCGCCCCTTCACCTACCGCGACCCGGCCACCGGGCAGTGGAGCGGGATCGACGTGGACATGGCCGGTGACTTCGCGAAGCGCCTCGGCGTGCGGCTGACCATCGTGCCGACCACCTGGAAAACGCTGGTCGACGACCTCGGCCGCACCTGCGACCTGTCCATGGGCGGCATCTCGATCACCCTCGACCGCGCCAAGCGCGCCTTCTACACCGAGGCCTACGTCAAGGACGGCAAAACCCCGATCACCCGCTGTGAGAACGCCGAGCGGTTCCAGACCCTGGAGCAGATCGACCAGCCGGGCGTGCGGGCGATCGTCAATCCCGGCGGCACGAACGAGCAGTTCGCCGACGCCAACCTCAAGCAGGCCACCATCGTCCGCCACCCGGACAACAACACCATCTTCACCGAGATCATCGAGGGCCGCGCCGACCTGATGATCACCGACGCGGTGGAGACCCGCTGGCAGGCCAAGCAGCACCCGGAGCTGTGCTCGGTGCACCCCGACGAGCCGTTCACCTTCGCCGAGAAGGCCTACCTGCTGCCGCGCGGGGACGTGGTGCTCCAGGAGTGGGTGGACCAGTGGCTGAACCTGGCCCGCAACGACGGCACCTACGACCGGTTCGCCGAGGCCTGGATCGGCTGA
- a CDS encoding o-succinylbenzoate synthase, which translates to MSSSPSVLVYAAPMRHRFRGITTREGVLLRGEAGWGEFCPFAEYSDAESVPWLASAVEAGERGWPEPVRERIPVNATVPVLTPERAHDLVAASGCGTAKVKVAGQGTTLAEDCDRVAAVRSALGPGGKIRVDANMAWEVDEAVHAIRELDRAAGGLEYAEQPCASIEELAAVRRRVDVRIAADESIRRAEDPLKVAVAGAADVAVIKVAPLGGVRRALRVAEACGLPCVVSSAVESSVGLAAGLALAGALPSLEFACGLGTAALLSNDVTSTPLSPVDGYLPVPRRAPEPDLAHAVPAPPDRAAWWLDRLARVQPIQASANRS; encoded by the coding sequence ATGTCCTCCTCGCCATCGGTACTGGTCTACGCGGCGCCGATGCGCCACCGCTTCCGCGGCATCACCACCCGGGAAGGTGTGCTTCTGCGGGGAGAAGCGGGTTGGGGCGAGTTCTGCCCGTTCGCCGAGTACTCCGACGCGGAGAGCGTGCCATGGCTGGCGTCGGCGGTGGAAGCCGGTGAGCGGGGCTGGCCGGAACCGGTGCGCGAGCGGATCCCGGTCAACGCCACGGTGCCGGTGCTCACCCCGGAGCGCGCGCACGACCTCGTCGCCGCTTCCGGCTGCGGCACGGCGAAGGTGAAGGTGGCCGGCCAGGGCACCACGCTCGCCGAGGACTGCGACCGGGTGGCCGCGGTGCGCTCGGCGCTCGGCCCCGGCGGCAAGATCCGGGTCGACGCCAACATGGCGTGGGAGGTCGACGAGGCGGTGCACGCCATCCGCGAGCTGGACCGCGCGGCGGGCGGGCTGGAGTACGCCGAGCAGCCGTGCGCCTCCATCGAGGAACTGGCCGCCGTCCGGCGGCGGGTGGACGTGCGGATCGCCGCGGACGAGTCGATCCGGCGCGCCGAGGACCCGCTGAAGGTGGCCGTCGCCGGGGCCGCCGACGTGGCGGTGATCAAGGTCGCGCCGCTGGGCGGGGTGCGGCGGGCGCTGCGCGTCGCCGAAGCCTGCGGCCTGCCGTGCGTGGTGTCCTCGGCGGTGGAGAGCAGCGTCGGCCTGGCCGCCGGGCTGGCGCTGGCCGGTGCGCTGCCGTCACTGGAGTTCGCCTGCGGACTCGGCACGGCCGCCCTGCTGTCCAACGATGTCACCTCGACTCCACTGTCCCCTGTGGACGGTTACCTGCCGGTGCCGCGCCGGGCCCCGGAACCGGACCTGGCCCACGCGGTACCGGCCCCACCGGACCGGGCCGCGTGGTGGCTCGACCGGCTGGCGCGCGTTCAGCCGATCCAGGCCTCGGCGAACCGGTCGTAG
- a CDS encoding TIGR00266 family protein produces the protein MQVNVRQQPSFAVARLMLAPGEPAQVEAGAMMATSYGVQVQSKAQGGIMKGLGRAFLSGESFFISTFTAPQNGGWVDVAANLPGDIQVINLDGRTGWCVTKGSWLASSHSVTTETRWGGFGNLVGGEGGFLTHAHGQGPLVVACYGALETVTLQPGEVVTIDSGHVVAYADTVQTQTRKVASGIMQSIKSGEGLVFDFAGPGQVLTQTRNPSALAAWVVAQVPQR, from the coding sequence ATGCAGGTCAATGTCCGCCAGCAGCCGTCGTTCGCGGTCGCCAGGCTGATGCTCGCACCGGGCGAGCCCGCGCAGGTGGAGGCCGGCGCGATGATGGCGACCAGCTACGGCGTGCAGGTCCAGTCCAAGGCGCAGGGCGGGATCATGAAGGGGCTGGGCCGGGCCTTCCTCTCCGGGGAGTCCTTCTTCATCTCCACCTTCACCGCCCCGCAGAACGGCGGCTGGGTGGACGTGGCCGCGAACCTGCCCGGCGACATCCAGGTGATCAATCTCGACGGCCGCACCGGCTGGTGTGTGACCAAGGGCTCCTGGCTGGCCTCCTCGCATTCGGTGACCACGGAGACCCGCTGGGGCGGCTTCGGCAACCTGGTCGGCGGCGAAGGCGGCTTCCTCACCCACGCGCACGGCCAGGGTCCGCTGGTGGTGGCCTGCTACGGCGCGCTGGAGACGGTCACCCTGCAGCCGGGCGAAGTGGTCACCATCGACTCCGGGCACGTGGTCGCCTACGCCGACACCGTGCAGACGCAGACCCGCAAGGTGGCCAGCGGCATCATGCAGTCGATCAAGAGCGGCGAGGGCCTGGTGTTCGACTTCGCCGGTCCCGGCCAGGTGCTGACCCAGACCCGCAACCCGTCGGCGCTGGCGGCGTGGGTCGTCGCGCAGGTACCGCAGCGGTAA
- a CDS encoding BTAD domain-containing putative transcriptional regulator — translation MVANPGPALEFGVLGPVEVRDGGVPISVGGSKPLIVLAGLLLRANRVVGVDELSWWLWDSDESRWSKGALQTYVLRVRRALGEHARIRTERGGYLLEVAPEALDLGRFRAGAERGRQAAERGELREAAAAFAKALAQWRGPALSNVDSDALLRDEVGQLDDERLSVREQWAEVMLGLGEHHAVVPRLIALARENPLRERLHEQLMLALHRSGRQADALAVFRSISTALTEELGLDPGPSLRRAHQAVLAGEHGTHLRQRGETLVPRQLPGDFAGFTGRRDALAKLRELVRAESAPIASIEGMGGVGKTTLAVHFAHEVAEHYPGGQLYTDLRGYGPGTALEPLAALEMMLTAMGVPADEMPSGLAERSALWRTHTASRRVLVVLDNAGSTEQVRPLLPGTGCLVLVTSRSRLRSMAAVHGARRIPLEELPVADAVDLLAGIVGRAAVRADPIAAREFVARCGRLPLAIRILAVRAAQFPEVPVADFVADFDGEQDKLDSFDLNDGDETDLRAVFARSYHALDGVSARLLRLLGLPEEEQDFTAASAAALAGVGLREARMALDRLSSAYLIAEPRPGRYQFHDLIREFAADLCRRTESDEARGAALARLLSWALDSTVEAARRLRPGRRYELIPHRGLVPHETFPDRTAALTWHDDEAGNLAALVRLANRIGAHEQAWQLAWVLQSYFLVRTRLHAWKAVFDVALASAEACGDRRGQAGILSGLGVLHGVAREEPEAIRYLERVLAIQREIGDREGEARVQYNLSMAYHNTDEVHRALEHGREAIRLARELGVSTLEADSLQAMADTNTYLGRHATALGLVDAALDIWQRVGLADSQPFLVHSRGRALLGLGRREEGVACVLQSIEMFTARGELYEAGDVLAQLGTIYLHLGDREEARAYWLRAVHVLTESGHPFAEEVRAKLAGLVGTDMPTR, via the coding sequence ATGGTGGCAAACCCGGGACCGGCGCTCGAGTTCGGTGTGCTCGGGCCGGTCGAGGTGCGGGACGGCGGCGTGCCGATCTCGGTCGGCGGCAGCAAGCCGCTGATCGTGCTGGCCGGGTTGCTGCTGCGGGCGAACCGGGTGGTCGGCGTCGACGAGCTGTCGTGGTGGTTGTGGGACAGCGACGAGTCGCGCTGGTCGAAGGGCGCGCTGCAGACCTACGTGCTGCGGGTGCGGCGGGCACTCGGCGAGCACGCCAGGATCCGCACCGAACGCGGTGGTTACCTGCTGGAGGTGGCGCCGGAGGCGCTGGACCTCGGGCGGTTCCGCGCCGGGGCCGAGCGGGGCAGGCAGGCCGCCGAGCGCGGTGAGCTGCGCGAAGCCGCGGCCGCCTTCGCCAAGGCGCTGGCCCAGTGGCGCGGGCCCGCGTTGTCCAATGTGGATTCCGACGCGCTGCTCCGCGACGAGGTCGGCCAGCTCGACGACGAACGGCTCAGCGTGCGCGAGCAGTGGGCGGAGGTGATGCTCGGCCTCGGTGAGCACCACGCGGTCGTGCCGAGGCTGATCGCGCTGGCCAGGGAGAACCCGCTGCGGGAACGCCTGCACGAGCAGCTCATGCTGGCCCTGCACCGATCCGGGCGGCAGGCCGACGCGCTGGCCGTGTTCCGCTCGATCAGCACCGCGCTGACCGAGGAACTCGGCCTCGACCCGGGGCCGTCGCTGCGACGGGCGCACCAGGCGGTGCTCGCCGGTGAGCACGGCACGCACCTACGTCAGCGTGGCGAAACCCTGGTGCCGCGCCAGCTGCCCGGTGACTTCGCCGGGTTCACCGGCCGCCGCGACGCGCTGGCCAAGCTCCGCGAGCTGGTCCGTGCCGAATCGGCGCCGATCGCCTCGATCGAGGGCATGGGCGGCGTCGGCAAGACCACGCTGGCCGTGCACTTCGCCCACGAGGTCGCCGAGCACTATCCGGGCGGGCAGCTCTACACCGATCTGCGTGGTTACGGCCCCGGAACCGCGCTCGAACCGCTGGCCGCGCTCGAGATGATGCTGACCGCGATGGGCGTGCCCGCCGACGAAATGCCGTCCGGGCTGGCCGAGCGCTCGGCGCTGTGGCGCACGCACACGGCGAGCCGCCGGGTGCTGGTGGTGCTGGACAACGCGGGCAGCACCGAGCAGGTGCGCCCGCTGCTGCCCGGCACCGGCTGCCTGGTGCTGGTGACCAGCCGGTCGCGGCTGCGGTCGATGGCCGCGGTGCACGGCGCCCGCCGCATCCCGCTGGAGGAACTGCCGGTGGCGGACGCGGTCGACCTGCTCGCGGGCATCGTCGGCCGGGCCGCGGTGCGGGCCGATCCGATCGCCGCCCGCGAGTTCGTCGCGCGCTGTGGCCGGTTGCCGCTGGCCATCCGGATCCTGGCGGTGCGCGCCGCGCAGTTCCCCGAGGTGCCGGTGGCCGACTTTGTCGCCGACTTCGACGGCGAACAGGACAAACTGGACTCGTTCGACCTCAACGACGGTGACGAAACCGATCTGCGCGCGGTGTTCGCTCGCTCGTACCACGCGCTGGACGGAGTTTCGGCGCGCCTGCTGCGGTTGCTCGGATTGCCGGAGGAGGAACAGGACTTCACCGCCGCGTCGGCCGCGGCGCTGGCCGGGGTCGGCCTGCGGGAGGCGCGGATGGCGCTGGACCGGCTGTCCTCGGCGTACCTGATCGCCGAGCCACGCCCCGGCCGGTACCAGTTCCACGACCTGATCCGCGAGTTCGCCGCGGACCTGTGCCGCCGCACGGAAAGCGACGAGGCGCGGGGAGCGGCGCTGGCCAGGTTGCTCTCGTGGGCGCTCGACAGCACCGTCGAAGCCGCGCGCCGCCTGCGACCCGGCCGCCGCTACGAGCTGATCCCGCATCGGGGCCTGGTCCCGCACGAAACCTTTCCCGACCGCACGGCCGCGCTGACCTGGCACGACGACGAGGCGGGCAATCTCGCCGCGCTGGTCAGGCTGGCCAACCGGATCGGCGCGCACGAGCAGGCCTGGCAGCTGGCCTGGGTGCTCCAGTCGTACTTCCTGGTCCGGACCCGGTTGCACGCCTGGAAAGCGGTGTTCGACGTCGCGCTGGCGTCGGCCGAAGCGTGCGGGGACCGGCGTGGGCAGGCGGGCATTCTCAGCGGGCTCGGCGTGCTGCACGGCGTGGCGCGCGAGGAGCCGGAGGCGATCCGGTATCTGGAGCGCGTGCTCGCCATCCAGCGCGAGATCGGGGACCGCGAGGGCGAGGCCAGGGTGCAGTACAACCTGTCGATGGCCTACCACAACACCGACGAGGTGCACCGCGCGCTGGAGCACGGGCGGGAGGCCATCCGCCTGGCGCGCGAACTCGGGGTGTCCACTTTGGAGGCTGACAGCCTGCAGGCGATGGCCGACACGAACACCTATCTCGGCCGCCACGCCACCGCGCTCGGCCTGGTCGACGCGGCGCTGGACATCTGGCAGCGGGTCGGGCTCGCCGACAGCCAGCCGTTCCTGGTGCACAGCCGGGGCCGCGCGCTGCTCGGACTCGGCCGCCGGGAGGAGGGCGTGGCCTGCGTGCTCCAGTCGATCGAGATGTTCACCGCGCGCGGCGAGCTGTACGAAGCCGGTGATGTGCTGGCCCAGCTGGGCACCATCTACCTGCACCTCGGGGACCGCGAGGAGGCGCGCGCGTACTGGCTGCGCGCGGTGCACGTGCTGACCGAGAGCGGGCATCCGTTCGCCGAAGAGGTACGGGCCAAGCTCGCCGGGCTGGTCGGCACGGACATGCCCACGCGCTGA
- the groL gene encoding chaperonin GroEL (60 kDa chaperone family; promotes refolding of misfolded polypeptides especially under stressful conditions; forms two stacked rings of heptamers to form a barrel-shaped 14mer; ends can be capped by GroES; misfolded proteins enter the barrel where they are refolded when GroES binds), protein MAKLIAFDEDARRGLERGLNTLAEAVKVTLGPRGRNVVLEKKWGAPTITNDGVSIAKEIELEDPWEKIGAELVKEVAKKTDDVAGDGTTTATVLAQALVREGLRNVAAGADPISLKRGIEQAVEAVIEQLHKAAKDVETKEQIAATASISAADRTIGELIAEALDKVGKEGVVTVEESNTFGLELELTEGMRFDKGYISGYFVTDAERQEAELEDPYVLLYGSKISNVKDVLPLLEKVIQSGKPLLIISEDVEGEALATLVVNKIRGTFKSVAVKAPGFGDRRKAILQDIAILTGGQVISEDVGLKLENADLSLLGRARKAVITKDETTIVEGAGDADQIQGRVNQIRAEIENSDSDYDREKLQERLAKLAGGVAVIKAGAATEVELKERKHRIEDAVRNAKAAVEEGIVAGGGVALLQAAEAAFAGLKLEGDEATGANIVKVAVEAPLKQIAINAGLEGGVVVEKVKGLPQGHGLNAATGVYEDLLAAGVPDPTKVTRSALQNAASIAALFLTTEAVVADKPEKASAAPADPSGGMGGMDF, encoded by the coding sequence ATGGCCAAACTGATCGCGTTCGACGAGGACGCCCGCCGCGGTCTTGAGCGCGGCCTCAACACCCTCGCCGAAGCCGTCAAGGTGACGCTCGGCCCGCGTGGCCGCAATGTCGTGCTCGAAAAGAAGTGGGGCGCGCCGACGATCACCAACGACGGTGTCTCCATCGCCAAGGAGATCGAGCTCGAGGACCCCTGGGAGAAGATCGGGGCCGAGCTCGTCAAGGAAGTTGCCAAGAAGACCGACGACGTCGCGGGTGACGGCACCACCACCGCCACCGTGCTCGCCCAGGCCCTCGTCCGCGAGGGGCTGCGCAACGTGGCCGCCGGCGCCGACCCGATCAGCCTCAAGCGCGGCATCGAGCAGGCCGTCGAGGCCGTCATCGAGCAGCTGCACAAGGCCGCCAAGGACGTCGAGACCAAGGAGCAGATCGCCGCGACTGCTTCCATCTCGGCTGCCGACCGCACCATCGGTGAGCTGATCGCCGAGGCGCTGGACAAGGTCGGCAAGGAAGGTGTCGTCACCGTCGAGGAGTCGAACACCTTCGGGCTCGAGCTCGAGCTGACCGAGGGTATGCGCTTCGACAAGGGCTACATCTCCGGTTACTTCGTGACCGACGCCGAGCGTCAGGAAGCCGAGCTGGAGGACCCCTACGTCCTGCTGTACGGCTCCAAGATCTCCAACGTCAAGGACGTGCTGCCGCTGCTGGAGAAGGTCATCCAGTCCGGCAAGCCGCTGCTGATCATCTCCGAGGACGTCGAGGGCGAGGCCCTGGCCACCCTGGTCGTCAACAAGATCCGCGGCACCTTCAAGTCCGTCGCCGTCAAGGCGCCCGGCTTCGGTGACCGCCGCAAGGCCATCCTGCAGGACATCGCGATCCTGACCGGTGGCCAGGTGATCTCGGAGGACGTCGGCCTCAAGCTGGAGAACGCGGACCTGTCGCTGCTGGGCCGCGCCCGCAAGGCGGTCATCACCAAGGACGAGACGACCATCGTCGAGGGTGCCGGTGACGCCGACCAGATCCAGGGTCGCGTGAACCAGATCCGCGCCGAGATCGAGAACTCGGACTCGGACTACGACCGCGAGAAGCTGCAGGAGCGGCTGGCCAAGCTGGCCGGCGGCGTGGCCGTGATCAAGGCCGGTGCCGCCACCGAGGTCGAGCTGAAGGAGCGCAAGCACCGCATCGAGGACGCGGTGCGCAACGCCAAGGCCGCCGTCGAAGAGGGCATCGTCGCCGGTGGTGGCGTCGCGCTGCTGCAGGCCGCCGAGGCCGCCTTCGCGGGCCTGAAGCTCGAGGGTGACGAGGCGACCGGCGCGAACATCGTCAAGGTCGCCGTCGAGGCTCCGCTCAAGCAGATCGCGATCAACGCCGGCCTCGAAGGCGGCGTTGTGGTGGAGAAGGTCAAGGGCCTGCCGCAGGGCCACGGCCTGAACGCCGCCACGGGTGTCTACGAGGACCTGCTCGCCGCCGGCGTGCCGGACCCGACCAAGGTCACCCGCTCCGCGCTGCAGAACGCCGCCTCCATCGCGGCGCTGTTCCTGACCACCGAGGCTGTCGTCGCGGACAAGCCGGAGAAGGCTTCCGCCGCTCCGGCCGACCCGTCCGGCGGCATGGGTGGCATGGACTTCTGA